One genomic window of Campylobacter curvus includes the following:
- a CDS encoding flavodoxin, producing MIVKNSCSIFSCTGNTKGVAKLIASETRADLYEITPKIPYTDEDSNYNNSNSRATN from the coding sequence ATGATAGTAAAAAATTCTTGTAGCATATTTTCCTGTACAGGAAACACAAAAGGTGTAGCAAAGCTCATTGCTTCAGAAACGAGAGCAGATCTATATGAAATTACTCCGAAGATTCCGTATACTGATGAGGATTCGAATTACAACAACAGTAATAGTAGGGCAACAAATTAA
- a CDS encoding flavodoxin: MKLVAYFSATGTTKNMAKKVATDVGGDLFEITPETLYTATDLNWMDKKSRSSVEMSDKSFRPKMNGEKIDISKYDEIYIGFPIWWYVAPTIINTFLESDDFSGKKIKLFATSGGSGFGKTVKELQASAKGATIEAWMINGKLV; encoded by the coding sequence ATGAAATTAGTAGCATATTTCAGTGCGACTGGAACAACAAAGAATATGGCAAAAAAGGTTGCTACAGATGTTGGTGGAGATTTATTTGAAATTACTCCGGAAACACTATATACAGCAACCGACTTGAATTGGATGGATAAAAAATCACGTTCATCAGTTGAAATGAGCGATAAATCTTTTAGACCAAAAATGAACGGAGAAAAAATTGATATCTCAAAATATGATGAGATATATATTGGATTTCCAATTTGGTGGTATGTAGCACCAACAATTATAAATACTTTTTTGGAAAGTGATGATTTTTCAGGCAAGAAAATAAAGTTATTTGCAACAAGCGGTGGCAGTGGATTTGGAAAAACTGTTAAAGAGCTTCAAGCCTCTGCAAAAGGGGCAACAATAGAAGCTTGGATGATAAATGGAAAACTTGTATAG
- a CDS encoding aldo/keto reductase, translating to MITNEMIKLENGVKVPKLALGVWMIPEKETEAAVKSAIAMGYRHIDTAQAYDNEAGVGVGVRNCGVPREELFVTSKIAAENKSYESAMESIDESLRAMGLDYIDMMIIHSPQPWVEVNQSENRYFEENIQVWKALEDAYKAGKVKAIGLSNFLKVDIENILATCEVKPMVNQVLSHITNTPFELIDYCKSVGIEMEAYSPVAHGLVLQNEKIAKIAKKYGVSIPQLCIRYDWQLGMIVLPKTANPDHQKENMAIDFVISDEDMKTLKNMERIESYGEFGFFPVYGGKFKGYSGKPGTEIVD from the coding sequence ATGATTACAAATGAAATGATTAAATTAGAAAACGGTGTGAAAGTTCCAAAACTTGCTCTTGGTGTATGGATGATTCCAGAAAAAGAAACAGAAGCCGCAGTTAAATCTGCAATTGCTATGGGTTACCGTCATATTGATACTGCGCAAGCATATGATAACGAAGCTGGCGTTGGTGTCGGTGTCAGAAATTGTGGAGTACCTAGGGAAGAACTATTTGTAACATCAAAAATTGCTGCAGAGAATAAATCTTATGAATCAGCAATGGAATCTATTGATGAAAGTTTAAGAGCAATGGGGCTTGATTACATTGACATGATGATTATTCACAGCCCACAGCCTTGGGTTGAAGTAAATCAATCTGAAAATAGATACTTTGAAGAAAATATACAAGTATGGAAAGCTCTTGAGGATGCTTATAAAGCGGGCAAGGTAAAAGCCATCGGACTATCTAATTTTCTTAAAGTGGACATTGAAAATATCTTGGCTACTTGTGAAGTTAAACCAATGGTAAATCAGGTCCTTTCACACATCACAAATACACCATTTGAACTTATTGATTACTGCAAATCAGTAGGCATTGAAATGGAAGCATATTCTCCTGTTGCCCATGGTCTTGTACTTCAAAACGAAAAAATTGCTAAAATTGCAAAAAAATATGGTGTAAGCATTCCTCAACTTTGTATTCGTTATGATTGGCAACTTGGTATGATTGTTTTACCAAAAACTGCTAATCCAGATCATCAAAAAGAAAATATGGCAATAGACTTTGTGATTAGTGATGAAGATATGAAAACACTAAAAAATATGGAAAGAATTGAAAGCTATGGCGAATTTGGATTTTTCCCTGTATATGGTGGGAAATTTAAAGGCTACAGCGGAAAACCTGGGACAGAAATAGTTGATTAA
- a CDS encoding cupin domain-containing protein, translated as MIFPIGKPNDAFAKYFVGQSYLAPISMEQIGVFNVTFEPGCRNNWHIHHADKGGGQILICVAGRGYYQEWGKDIIEMNPGDCINIPVGVKHWHGAAPDSWFSHLAIEVPGENGFNEWLEPVSEEQYGVLNLK; from the coding sequence ATGATATTTCCAATAGGAAAGCCTAATGATGCATTTGCAAAATACTTTGTTGGTCAAAGCTATCTTGCACCTATTTCTATGGAGCAGATTGGAGTTTTTAATGTAACATTTGAGCCTGGTTGTAGAAATAATTGGCATATCCATCATGCAGATAAGGGTGGTGGTCAAATACTCATTTGTGTTGCAGGAAGAGGATATTACCAAGAATGGGGTAAGGATATTATAGAAATGAATCCTGGAGACTGTATCAATATTCCTGTTGGTGTTAAGCACTGGCATGGTGCAGCGCCGGATAGCTGGTTTTCTCATCTTGCAATTGAAGTTCCGGGAGAAAATGGATTCAATGAATGGTTAGAACCAGTATCTGAGGAACAATATGGTGTACTGAACTTAAAATAA
- a CDS encoding MarR family winged helix-turn-helix transcriptional regulator, whose protein sequence is MNSKQFFYNFGKAMYHVDSFYDDFAKQSSISTTLLWVLYALNDGNAHTQIEICKDWELPRTTVNTVVKEIERNGYIDLIPIKGKKREMNIVLTNLGKAYAEDVLSELYEIEAKVYDTLDANEKQVASMLKKIAESLKESKGGKKCQKK, encoded by the coding sequence ATGAATTCAAAGCAATTTTTTTATAATTTCGGAAAAGCTATGTACCATGTAGATTCATTTTATGATGATTTTGCAAAACAAAGTAGCATCTCTACTACCTTGTTATGGGTGCTGTATGCCTTAAATGATGGAAATGCTCACACTCAAATTGAAATTTGTAAGGACTGGGAGCTACCACGAACTACGGTTAATACTGTAGTAAAAGAAATAGAAAGAAATGGATATATTGACTTGATTCCGATTAAAGGAAAAAAGCGTGAAATGAATATAGTCCTAACAAATCTAGGAAAGGCATATGCTGAAGATGTCCTTTCCGAATTATATGAAATAGAAGCCAAAGTTTATGACACGCTTGATGCTAACGAAAAACAGGTTGCTTCTATGCTAAAAAAAATAGCTGAATCTTTAAAGGAAAGTAAAGGAGGAAAAAAATGTCAGAAAAAATAG
- a CDS encoding zinc ribbon domain-containing protein, whose product MQRLLEQRKASKNRISSVSIYSSKIKCGDCGSWYGSKTWHSTSKYCQKIWQSNHKFEEKCTTPHLTEEEIQKLFLEAVNKLVKNKKEIINNHKEMAKIIFDTSALEKEKIELEEELNIVAEQVNECINENARKVQNQDKYEIRYSSLANRFNATKARLDEIKQTIIEKQSKRDEVEDFIHEFERQELQTSFDKNVWLSMVDYLTVHYDGKVEFTFLDGSQIELNK is encoded by the coding sequence GTGCAGAGGCTACTAGAGCAAAGAAAAGCCAGTAAGAATCGAATTTCAAGCGTTAGCATTTACTCAAGTAAGATTAAATGCGGGGATTGTGGATCTTGGTATGGTTCGAAAACATGGCACTCAACCAGCAAGTACTGTCAGAAGATATGGCAGTCCAATCATAAGTTTGAAGAAAAATGTACCACTCCACATTTAACCGAAGAAGAAATTCAAAAGCTATTCTTAGAGGCTGTCAATAAGCTGGTTAAAAACAAGAAAGAAATCATAAACAATCATAAGGAAATGGCAAAGATAATCTTTGATACCTCCGCTCTTGAGAAAGAAAAGATTGAACTTGAAGAAGAACTTAATATTGTGGCTGAGCAGGTGAATGAATGCATTAATGAGAATGCCAGAAAAGTTCAAAACCAAGATAAATATGAAATTAGATACTCTAGCCTAGCAAATAGGTTTAATGCTACAAAGGCTAGGCTGGATGAAATCAAGCAAACCATCATAGAAAAACAGTCCAAGCGTGATGAGGTAGAGGACTTTATACATGAATTTGAAAGGCAGGAACTGCAGACATCCTTTGATAAAAATGTATGGCTTAGTATGGTAGACTACCTTACAGTTCATTATGATGGAAAGGTTGAATTCACGTTCCTTGATGGCAGCCAGATAGAATTAAATAAATAA
- a CDS encoding recombinase family protein, translating to MIKKIYRLFLQGYSPFGIAKELISKGILTPSGKKKWSARTVAAILSNEKYKGDALL from the coding sequence GTGATAAAAAAGATTTATAGACTTTTCCTTCAAGGCTATTCACCTTTTGGCATCGCAAAGGAACTGATTAGCAAGGGAATATTAACACCCAGTGGAAAGAAGAAATGGTCAGCAAGAACAGTTGCAGCAATACTTAGTAATGAGAAATATAAAGGTGATGCACTGCTGTAA
- a CDS encoding recombinase family protein, whose protein sequence is MKLEPKFTELIKLEKLKVAAYARVSTEKDEQHNSLEAQKDYFLKYIKNEPEWEYVGLYYDDRISGLSKKIEMVLIAL, encoded by the coding sequence ATTAAACTTGAACCTAAGTTTACGGAACTCATCAAACTTGAAAAATTAAAAGTTGCTGCATATGCGAGAGTGTCGACAGAAAAAGATGAGCAGCATAATAGTCTAGAAGCTCAAAAAGATTATTTCTTGAAATATATAAAAAATGAACCGGAATGGGAGTATGTAGGGTTATATTATGACGATAGAATTTCTGGATTAAGTAAAAAAATAGAGATGGTTTTAATAGCCTTGTGA
- a CDS encoding helix-turn-helix transcriptional regulator: MLNELYNDVEYKTLLEHISSQYKGKVVLDRKQTAAVLGIGISTLDLRISQGRDIPRYIKMGDAKNSRIAFAITDIAAYIFQKRVKTCS, encoded by the coding sequence ATGCTTAACGAACTATATAACGACGTAGAGTACAAAACGCTTCTTGAGCACATATCTAGCCAATATAAAGGAAAGGTAGTTTTAGACAGAAAGCAAACCGCAGCGGTTCTTGGCATTGGTATATCCACTCTTGATCTTCGTATATCGCAGGGCAGGGATATTCCACGTTATATCAAAATGGGAGATGCAAAGAATTCTCGCATAGCGTTTGCGATAACGGATATTGCAGCTTATATTTTTCAAAAAAGGGTTAAAACATGCTCTTAA